The genomic window TAATCATAATTGGGTAACCAAATTCTTCCCCAAATGCGACAACATCATCTACGCCACTTACAGGTCCATCAGTTCCTGGAATAGACGAGATTCCTGCTTCTTGAGCTGCCAGTTTGGCTTTAATTTTATCACCAAAAATATCTAAATGATGTAAGCTTGGCCCAATAAATTTGATACCTTCTTCTTCACAACGTCTTGCAAAGTGAATATTTTCCGATAAAAAGCCATATCCCGGATGGATAGCATCAGCACCACATTTTTTTGCTATGCGGATAATATCTTCAATATCTAAATAAGCATCAATTGGTTTTTTCCCTTTCCCAACTAAATAGGCTTCATCTGCCTTAAAACGGTGAATGGAACGATCATCCTCTGTTGCATAAACCGCCACTGTTTGTAAATTTAACTCTGTACACGCTCGAAATACTCTGATAGCTATTTCTCCACGGTTAGCTACTAATACTTTCTTCATATTACATCCCCCACATTTTTATTACTCATTAAACATCAATAATAACTGAGATTCACTATACTCGCCATTATCAAATTTTTTACGTTTTTCATCAGCACTAACGTTTAGTGCAAATCCTACACCAATGGATAAAGTGACTAAACTAGACCCTCCTTGACTAAGAAACGGAAATGTCACCCCTGTTAAAGGAATGATTCCCGTAATACCTCCAAGATTAACAAATACTTGTATCAACATCATACCTGCAATACCAATACACATTAATGAATTAAAATTATCAGTTGAACGAATGCCTATTGTCATAATTCGTAAAATCAAAAAAAATAGTAACATTAATAATATTAATGAAATAAGTAATCCTAACTCTTCTACAACAATTGAAAACATGAAATCTGTTTGAGCATTCGTTAAAAAGCCCTTTTTTTGAATACTCTTACCAAGACCAAGACCAAACCATCCACCATTGTTCAGTGCAAAATAAGAATTAATCATTTGATGACCATCACCAAGTGGATCAGCAAATGGATTGGTAAATGTTTTAAACCGTTTATACACATACATCATTCTCTGTGGAAACAAAGAGCTACCAAATAAAGAAATAAACTGAATCACTAGCGTCGAAACAACAACGCCACCACCAACCACCAATAGAGTATATAGATATGGTATACCACTTGCCAACACCATAACTAATGTAATTAAAATCAAGATAGCCGCCCCTCCAGTATCAGGCTGGATTAAGACTAACAAAATTAAGCTACCAATTAAAATCATTGGTTTGAATATGGCATCCTTAAAATGACCTAGTATCATATCTTGTCGCCGCGATAGAATATAAGCTAAATACCAAATAATAATGATTTTTAAAAACTCTACAGGTTGAAGACGTATCGGGCCAATTTCTAACCATCCGTCTGCACCCCCACCACTAACACCTAAACTAGTAAATTTAGTCAATACAAGTAGGGCCCCAATAGTAAGGATTGCAGTCATAATAAACTGTTTATTTTGAAATACCTTTGTTTTCATTTTATAAATAAATAAAATAGCTAATAATCCAACTATAAAAAAGCCACCTTGTTTTATCGCTTCTAAAGCCAATCCTTGAGAATTAACAGAACTTGCACTATAAACCATCAAAATACCAACTATTGATAAAACTAGATAAGGTACTAAAATGAAATAGTCCAAAAAATATGTTTTCTTTATCTTTCTATGCACCGATCAAATAACCCCCACATCCCTTTTAGCATCCAGCATCCTTTTCTTCCTGATACACCATGTTATATACTTTATTTAACTCTTTCTCTAACTCAATAATTATATCAAGACCTTCTTGCCTATCAATCAAACCAATGGATTGAGCAAATTCAACTTGTTTTGAAAAGCCAAACATTTGTGTATCAACAACTTCTTCAAAGGCTTTACATTGGGCTATGCATTGATGATTTCTTTGGTTCGTTAATAAGTGTTTAATTTTATTT from Vagococcus martis includes these protein-coding regions:
- a CDS encoding DUF1507 family protein — encoded protein: MLEISKESILSALTVEANKIKHLLTNQRNHQCIAQCKAFEEVVDTQMFGFSKQVEFAQSIGLIDRQEGLDIIIELEKELNKVYNMVYQEEKDAGC
- a CDS encoding FtsW/RodA/SpoVE family cell cycle protein is translated as MHRKIKKTYFLDYFILVPYLVLSIVGILMVYSASSVNSQGLALEAIKQGGFFIVGLLAILFIYKMKTKVFQNKQFIMTAILTIGALLVLTKFTSLGVSGGGADGWLEIGPIRLQPVEFLKIIIIWYLAYILSRRQDMILGHFKDAIFKPMILIGSLILLVLIQPDTGGAAILILITLVMVLASGIPYLYTLLVVGGGVVVSTLVIQFISLFGSSLFPQRMMYVYKRFKTFTNPFADPLGDGHQMINSYFALNNGGWFGLGLGKSIQKKGFLTNAQTDFMFSIVVEELGLLISLILLMLLFFLILRIMTIGIRSTDNFNSLMCIGIAGMMLIQVFVNLGGITGIIPLTGVTFPFLSQGGSSLVTLSIGVGFALNVSADEKRKKFDNGEYSESQLLLMFNE